AGGCTGGATGGAAAGGTTGGCTCTGTCATTTTCTagtgtatgaccttgggcaagttatttgcCTGCCTGAGCTAAGTgccctcatctatgaaatggagacAAGTGTGGCAATTACTTTCACTGGGTAAATGAAGATTAAACAAGAACAGATATAAGTTCTTGGTATGGTGGATGGCACATAGTAGATAAGCATTCCAGTAAATGACTATTGAAGTGGATGAATGAAACCTGAGTTCTCATCCCACTGGGAGAATACTTTGGGGAATCACTTCCACACCCAAGTTTTTGACATCTGAGACATGCTGAGGCTCAAATCCACTATCACTTACTAGTGACACGAGGCAACATGTTTGACtcatataaaatgaataataggGTTGCTGGGAATATTAACAGTGGAATACAGACAGAGTAAGGGTTCAATAAATAGAAACTATCAAGGTTATATTTGACAGCAAACGATAACAGAAAGGTCTTGGTAAAGAATGGGCACTCCAACTTGCTTACAAAGGAACCGTTTCCAGGACTTCAAGTATTCCGTGGCGTATTTAAGGAGGTTCAGGTTACTGGGCAGAAGACAGTATTAAGAAATGGGTGTGGTAGAAACCAGAAAGCTGAGAAATCTAGGATCTCCTCgttctgaagcaacagcccacGTGCAGGTGATGAGGGTTTATCTAGCGAGCCTGCCAGAAATCACACggtgagtggggtgggggatgaggagtATGGAGGCAGCTCTTGAAGGGAAGGGATATTCAACCATGTTATATTCTACTGGACCGGCTTCCCAGGGCTCAGCTACAGATTGCCCCACTCACAATCGGCAGAGAAAGGGGCAGTCTTTTTTCAGGTGGGTGGGAAAAAGCTGACCTAGTCCTGTTCTCCTACACTAGTCTGTCAAATGCCTCAGGGTCTCCTACCAGAAATAGGAGCAAGAACTCCACCCCCACTCCCAATCGCTACCCCTGGCTGCTACGCAGTTCTTTTCAGAGTCCTAGCCAAGGAGGGGCTGGCGAGCTCACAGGGCAGAGGGCTCAGCCGCCCGCCTCCCTTCCCCCAGTTCTCTGTGCACAGCGGCGAGCAAGGGGCGACTCCGGCCAGCGAAGACTGAGAAGCCGCGGCTGCAGCTCCATGAATGAATGGGCTGTGTCGTGGGCTCCGGGAGTTCACCTCAATCCTTCCTGCCGGCCTCTGTGCTGTCCCAGGTTGTCATTCCCCAGCTCGTCGCACTTGGTCATTCCTGCCACTGTTTCCCGCCCCCGCAACCCTCATTAAGGGAACTCTCATTTAAAGCCCCAGTGAGAACCCACGAGGGGTGAGGCAGAGCGAAGGAGGGGCCGGCGGCAGTGCAGCAGCGAAGCCCGGGCTCTCGGTCCGGGGCGCCTCGTGGCCCCCACCGCCCTCCCCCGAGTCCCCACCACGCAGTTTCGAACTCCGAGCGCGAGTCCGCGGCGCGGCGAGGCGCCCCGTCAGCAGTCGGCGGGGGTGAGGATGACGCGGGCCGGGCGGGAGGCAGGCCAACTGCAGCGGCCCCGCCGCGGGCCGCCGGGCCCCTGAGCCCCGCTCTCCACAGCCAGGGGACGCTGGGTGCGGGCCAGAGGGCGGGGGCCGGTGAAGGCTCTCCCGCCGCAGCCCCGCGCCGCTCCAGCCTATCAGCGGCCACCCAACGGCTCCCTCCGACCGGCCCAAAATAGCTGCGAACGCCCGCGACTTGCGCGCGGCCCCTCACTTGACGCTCACTCCAGCTCGCTCGCCCGCTCGCCCTGGCCCCGCTCCGCTAGTCTAGAGGGGGCGGGGAGGAAGCGGcccggggaggggggaggggggagggggagagaggaagagaggaggaaggaaggaggaaggaagaagacgGGCGGCCGGAGGCGCGGGGCTGCGCGGCGCCGGCCGGCGCGGCGCTGGAAGGCGCCGGCGTTAACCCCGCGAGGCAGCCGGCGGAGGGGGAGCAGCGCTAATACATAAGAGCACTGCATCACGCTAATCTTCTCCCAGAACAGTATGCGTCAGCAGTACATTCACGTTCTGACTGAAGGACAAAAGGATGAGAGAGCAGTCTGCGTGGCTGCCGCCTGCAACACCGCGAGCCCGGCGCGAGGAGGAGACGGTGGGCGCCGCGCACAGGAGCCCCGCTGTTGCCGCCGTCGCCGCTAGCCAGCGGGGACTATGTTCCCGGGCTCCGGAGCGTTTCCCGCAGCCGCGACCCCCGCTGCTCACGCCGCTGCAGCAGTCCGCTGGCGGCGCGGCCACTGAGGGCGCCGGGAGCCAAAGCCGCGAACTCGCTCCCTCCGCACAAATCCGGAGCCGGCGGCGCGCCGGGGGCCGGGCAGCGGCGGGCGGCGACGGGCGGTTGCGCGCCGCCGGGGGCTGCGGCCGCCGCCGCCGGACCCGCGCCCGCCCCCGGACTCTCTGAAGGGGCCTGTGGTGCAGGCGCGACCGCGGGCGCCTCGCGCTCCTCCGGCCGGCGGACCGGGTCCGGGCGCAGCAGCCACGCCGCTGGCCCTCGGGCGCCTGACGGATCGCCGCCCCGCGCGCCGGCAGCCGGCGGACTGGAGAACTGAGCCCGGTTTTTGTCTCTTCCACCCTCCGAGAAGAGGCGAGGAGAAAGGGGGTGTGTGTCTGGGGAGGGCGAAGGCGCCGCGAACACCTCTTAACTCTCGCCGCCCTGCGAGCTCACGACCGCAATCAGCTGCCGCCGGCCCGGAGCGGCCGACGCGGGGAGAGGGAGCGCAGCATCGAGCGAGCGCGGCCTGGGCGGCTTCGGGGCGCCCCCGCACCCCCTCCGGCGGCGGCCCGGGGAGCGGGCCGGGGCCGCCGGAGCGCACTTTGGCGATGAAGCGCCTTCTCCCGCGGCTGGAGCGAGCCCGTGCCAGGGTCCAAGGACAAAGCCGGGAAGCGCTGGTGGCGCCGCTCCTCGGGCGGAGGGGGGGGCATGCACCTGCATAGCCCGCCGGGCCTTCGCTCTCCCAGGCGCGCCTCAACTCCGCGGCTTCGCCGGCTCAGGCTCCGGATTTACTAGAAGCCATTTTGtctcccccaccccttccctcccctcccctcccctctgccctccccgcccccaccactTCCCCCTTTTGTTAATTAAAACTAAGAAGTCGGAATGGGAACGAGGTGCCCAGCTCCCGTGGAGAAAGCTTAAGGACACCACGCCAGtgttttcctgccttccttccgaGGTAGGTGACGGCGAACTGGGTGGGGACGGTTGCAGTGTGGGAGAGTCGTAGCTTTCGGAGGGCTTGCCTTGAGGGTGGGTTGGGAGACGAGGGGCCGCTCGAGTTTAGCAGGATTTTTTTCGGCCGATGCGCTCCGTCTCTCTAATcgccccctccccacctccttctcCAGATGGAAAGAGGAGCTCCTAGCTCACTTAAGCCGGGGTAGGGCTGGTTCTCCTTTCCGAGCCAAAATCCCAGGCGATGGTGAATTATGAACGTGCCACACCATGAAGCTCTTGTGGCAGGTaactgtgcaccaccacacctggaatGCCATCCTGCTCCCGGTCGTCTACCTCACGGCGCAAGTGTGGATACTGTGTGCAGCCATCGCTGCTGCCGCCTCAGCCGGGCCCCAGAACTGCCCCTCTGTCTGCTCGTGCAGTAACCAGTTCAGCAAGGTGGTGTGCACCCGCCGGGGCCTCTCCGAGGTCCCGCAGGGTATTCCCTCCAACACCCGGTACCTCAACCTCATGGAGAACAACATCCAGATGATCCAGGCCGACACCTTCCGCCACCTCCACCACCTGGAGGTCCTGCAGTTGGGCAGGAACTCCATCCGGCAGATTGAGGTGGGGGCCTTCAATGGCCTGGCCAGCCTCAACACCCTGGAGCTGTTCGACAACTGGCTGACAGTCATCCCTAGCGGGGCCTTTGAATACCTGTCCAAGCTGCGGGAGCTCTGGCTTCGCAACAACCCCATCGAAAGCATCCCCTCTTATGCCTTCAACCGGGTGCCCTCCCTCATGCGCCTGGACTTGGGGGAGCTCAAGAAGCTGGAGTATATCTCTGAGGGAGCTTTTGAGGGGCTGTTCAACCTCAAATACCTGAACTTGGGCATGTGCAACATTAAAGACATGCCCAATCTCACCCCCCTGGTGGGGCTGGAGGAGCTGGAGATGTCAGGGAACCACTTCCCTGAGATCAGGCCTGGCTCCTTCCATGGCCTGAGCTCCCTCAAGAAGCTCTGGGTCATGAACTCACAGGTCAGCCTGATTGAGCGGAATGCTTTTGACGGGCTGGCTTCACTTGTGGAACTCAACTTGGCCCACAATAACCTCTCTTCTTTGCCCCATGACCTCTTTACCCCGCTGAGGTACCTGGTGGAGTTGCACCTACACCACAATCCTTGGAACTGTGATTGTGACATTCTGTGGCTAGCCTGGTGGCTTCGAGAGTATATACCCACCAATTCCACCTGCTGTGGCCGCTGTCATGCTCCCATGCACATGCGAGGCCGCTACCTCGTGGAGGTGGACCAGGCCTCTTTCCAGTGCTCTGCCCCCTTCATCATGGATGCGCCTCGAGACCTTAATATTTCTGAGGGTCGGATGGCAGAACTTAAGTGTCGGACTCCCCCTATGTCCTCCGTGAAGTGGTTGCTGCCCAATGGGACAGTGCTCAGCCACGCCTCCCGCCACCCACGGATCTCTGTCCTCAACGACGGCACCTTGAACTTTTCCCACGTGCTGCTTTCAGACACTGGGGTATACACATGCATGGTGACCAATGTGGCAGGCAACTCCAACGCCTCGGCCTACCTAAATGTGAGCACGGCCGAGCTCAACACCTCCAACTACAGCTTCTTCACCACAGTAACAGTGGAGACCACGGAGATCTCGCCTGAGGACACAACGCGAAAGTACAAGCCTGTTCCTACCACGTCCACTGGTTACCAGCCGGCATATACCACCTCTACCACGGTGCTCATTCAGACCACCCGTGTGCCCAAGCAGGTGGCAGTACCCGCGACAGACACCACTGACAAGATGCAGACCAGTCTGGATGAAGTCATGAAGACCACCAAGATCATAATTGGCTGCTTTGTGGCAGTGACTCTGCTAGCTGCCGCCATGTTGATTGTCTTCTATAAACTTCGTAAGCGGCACCAGCAGCGGAGTACAGTCACAGCCGCCCGGACTGTTGAGATTATCCAGGTGGACGAAGATATCCCAGCAGCAACATccgcagcagcaacagcagctcCGTCCGGTGTATCAGGTGAGGGGGCAGTAGTGCTGCCCACAATTCATGACCATATTAACTACAACACCTACAAACCAGCACATGGGGCCCACTGGACAGAAAACAGCCTGGGGAACTCTCTGCACCCCACAGTCACCACTATCTCTGAACCTTATATAATTCAGACCCATACCAAGGACAAGGTACAGGAAACTCAAATATGactcccctcccccaaaaaaCTTATAAAATGCAATAGAATGCACACAAAGACAGCAACTTTTGTACAGAGTGGGGAGAGACTTTTTCTTGTATATGCTTATATATTAAATCTATGGGCTGGTTAAAAcagattatattaaaatttaaaaacaaaaagtcaaaacaaaaatattttctaacttgtAAGTTCTATTTAAAGGGGTTGGGGGGGAATCTTGGGAATGTTGTGGGGTACAAGCCACAAGTTAACTTGCTATGCTGCCAGAAGGGATTTCTGGTATAAGGTTGAAATTGCTGagataaaataaactaaaacaacAAACATCCCTAAAGAGGTAGGATGTGGGCTGCTGAGGGGGCAAGAGGGATAGACTGAACTTGTCATTTTTTAGAAGATGCTTCATAGGACACAGGAATACCAATTTCTACAGACATCTTTCTTAAGCCGAGAGCTGTCTTTGCagaattatcttatttaaaaaatacaaaaaaaaagcacCATGAATTTGTACTGTGCCAAAATGTTAGTGGCAATACTATTTTTCTTCAGAGGCTAAGGGGAAGATAGATCTGTACATGTATTTTAAGCAGGAAAACCACCAAAATTCAAATGAACCCTTAAAGGGGCTGAGTCTTTGTCCATGTGCACAAGTCTTGGGGGTCTGTGCACTGGGACACACGTGTGCCTTGCCTGACAGAATGCTTAGGAAGGAGCAGAGAAGGATGGGAGCTGGCGTAGCTCTCAGCCTAATGCTTTCACATTGCACCAGATTCCTGCAGTTGGGCTTAACCCACTCTGCAAGGCATGTGTCTATTCAGGGtttcccaggaggaggaggccccTGAAGGGGTGCGGCAGCAggggggtgggaagggagggtAAAGCAGAGAGAATGTATTCACAGGAGGCCATAAATTAGCATTGTGCCATGTCCACCTGTTGTTCCTGGAATCTGACAAATGATTGTAGACAATGATggcattttatgatttttaaaaaagattttgtttgttttaaggtggagagggaggagaagcCTGAAGTGGGGAGCTTGGGAGTGGAAGCTTTTCTCATGCTTGTGATTTGGTGACTTTTCTAAATGCTGATTCATTAGGGACTATTACAGTTGATGTCAACCGGTTGTGGTGATGGGGTGGGGGCAGAACATGAGTagcaaagaaaaaggagagacgAAAAGGGTACAGGCTCATGTAAAGTAATGAAGCCTTTCCCAACCAGGAGGGTTCACAAAAAAGCTTGAGAGCCACAGTTACAAGTGACACGCATGCACACATGGAGTTCCACATGGGGTCCTGTTGAATGGAGCACACTGAGGGGAAGCTTCCCTCTCCCAGGCCACCTCAGGAGAAGGTGAAAGAGAAAGGGTGGGCGTGGGTGGGGAAGGCAGAGATCTCTGTTATTCTGGTCCATTTAATGATGTAACTTCTTTCAGTTATTACTTTAGCTTTAAAAGGAAATAAGGGGTTCAGATTTGAAAGGGGGTGgtatgggtgggggtggggtggggaattGCCAACAAAAGAACACTGATTGTAATGTGAGAAaagtgtatttttgtattttaataaatattgttgaatttttAATTCAATGTCCCCAAAGGGTTAAATTGAATAAGACCCTGAACCTATAGATTCTTATGAGCCAAtcatttctatttaataaaaaagCGGGGAGGGGAGGGTAGAGGTATGATGGGGGAAAGacaaatgttaaattattttcaagtatgGGAAAATGCTAAAGCTGTTAATAACCTTTCCTTAGCTTAAATAAAAGCACCCCGATTCTAGTGCACCTTCCACAAGCTAACTGTGTTAGTCCCTGGCTTTGTTGGGGGTATAACCAAATTCCCTGTGCCCTGGAAAAGCAGGGGAAATGGGTCAGCCTCAGCTCCTGGGACCTGGCCAAAAGTTAAATGCCACCTCAGCAGAAGCTGCTGGTCAGGCAGCACCAGCTCTACCCGAGGACCCTGGGGGACCTGGATTTCAGAGGTCTGTAATAATGTAGTTTGGCTTAAATTTCCGACAGGCAGTGTTGCTTCTGTTCTCTGGGTGCTAAATAATCCAAACATGTCTTCGTGGTACGTGTCTGTCTCTTGATGCTTACCGAGTAATAATGTCCAGAGAGGCTGCATGAATCAGGACCCTGCACTTCTTTAGTGCTAGTATTTATACTAATGCAGAGAATTGGGACTGAGTGGGTGTGAACTCTTTGGAactgaggaaggaaagagaggcagGCTCCACTTTGCAGCAGTTGGCTAAGGGCCAATTCTTAATCCTCCTGGGTATATACATCATTTCTGGGTATCAGTGTGCCAGCACATATGTATGGGCACACACTTATAAACTGCCACTCACAGTTCTAGCCACCAAAGATccattcctcctgcctctcctTTACCACCATACccccaataaaaaagaaaactgtaggaGAGCAAAGGGTGGGACTTGGCTAGGACCAggtgaaaaagcaagaaattacTCCCTTTCCTAGTGCCACAAGACACAACTCAGGCTGTTTAAAACAGCTTCCTGGGTATGCATTCAGAGGAAATTGCGGAGGAAGTTGCTGTTTCAGAAATAGAGGATGAGGAGCCAATTTCCTAacactcttcttcttttttttttttttgacagctaTTTGAGCAGACAGGGAATTATGCAGTAACTCTGCAATAATGACTAAGGGTCTGTGGCTAACAGTCTGAGGGGTGAGGTACAGAAATGGGCCTAAAACAATCTTGGGAAAGAGTCCTATGGACAAATGCATTTGTCCCAAGGAAGACTATATTCAGCTCCAATCTGTGGGAGAAGGACTTTTCAAAGGATCCTCAAAGGAATTGGGGGAGACTAAGAATATGGATCCTAGATTTAAGTATCCTCAGAGCTGCCAGGAGAGTTCCTTACCCCAGCAGGCCTGCCCTTTGATCCGTGCAGTTTCAACTTTTACAGCAGTAACCTTCCTTTGCTATCATGGTATATCCTCCTCTGTAGCAGGCACTTGGGACAGCTTTTCAGAGAGGCATCCCGTGCGTACCAAAAATGCAGCCATGAATGCTGTGACTCATCCTTGGCCTGGCCAAGGTTTGTTACTTAGGAATGGAACACGGGTTGGTAGCTCGTCGGGGGGTAGTTATAGCAACATGTTGGATGTAAAGACTCTTGCTGATGATACGCAGTTAGATAATTTTCATTATAGAACTGAAAGCCATGAAAAATCATTTAGTCTAATCCTTTCACATTTTACAGTCAAAGAAACTGAGCCCCAGAGAAATTAAAAGACAtatccaaggtcacactgctagtGGAGGAGGTGGGACTAAAAGCCCAGGTCTCTTGACCCCTAAGTCAATGTGCTTTCTCTCTGCTATTGGCTATCAAGAACATACTTAACTAGCAAAACACAGTTAAAACGGGCCCTTCCTAAGATATGTCTGTGTTCTCTTATCCCTCTTAGAGCTGTTCAATCTCTTTAGAACTGGCTCTCCTGCCCTCTAAGGCCTGACTACAGGGGCTCCACAGGTGCTAAGGGGTTAGATTATCAGGACTGTACATAACAGTTTCCTGATTCTTAGGCCCAATGGCAGGCAGAAACTGCAGGATCCCACAGGGGGTGACAGCTAAAGGGGAAGGAGTGAACTAGATAAGACTTGGTGTATTACAGTGAGAAAAGGTGGCTTGGCCTCCTTCCAGCCTTGGAAACTCTGCAGTGTAGAGGAGGTCTTAAAACACCTACTGGACCACAGAGGTTCCCCCATAATGGAGCGGTTTTTGCTTATCTGGCCCAACAATGAGAATAGTGGGAGGCTCTTTCACTCCTTTTCTCCACCGTATCTACCCCAGCTCTAGCTCTTTAAGTGCCATGCTGTAGCTGCCACTTCTATAACGTGCTCCAGGGCTTTTTAACAGCCTTCAGCTGGATCCTATTATCAATGGAGGTAAAGGTAGATAGGCTAGTTTCTAAGGCCTAGAGACATTAGCTTTATCATGGCTATTTAACATGTATTGAGGCCAGCAACTTGCTGGGTGCTGGGTGAAACCACCAGCAGCAAGTCCCTGGCAAGACAATTCCTATTGTTGTCTGGGAAGAGGGTCAGAGTCCATGGTCTCTGGCTTCCTTCTGTAGTAATGGTTAGAGACTGGGAGAGGGCTAAGTGGGCCTTACCCCAGGCTTCTACCTCAGGGGGCCAGGGCCTATAATTAACGGCTCCATCATTTCACTGCAACAAAGCAGCAGGggcttaaaattagaaaaaagagagagaggaacatTTATATCCAAACATATGTCCGATTTTATCTCCTCTGCTGGCACTCAGCACTCCATGCCATCGGCTAATGCAGGCACTGTTCACGCCATTTCTGAATCCTGCCTCAGCTAAACTGCAAGGCAGCTTTTGGCTCAAAGCAACTCTCTTGGTCTCACTCCTTTTAGGAAGCACCCCTCTCCCATGCAAGAGGAAGAATGGTTTGGACAGGATAATGTTGTTTTCATCTTtgctttaaattaaaatgaagtaaatTACTTCTTGGAGCAGTGATAAGGGCTTCAGGAACTAGATCaatgtaatacacacacacacacacacacacacacacacacacacaaaatatagcATAGTGCTTGCAAGCACAGACTCTGTAGCCAGTCTTCCTGTGTTGAATCCTAGTtccatcacttactagctgtgtgactttgggaaaagaCTCAATTTCTTCACCTAAAAAATACCGACAATATTACTATCTACCTCACTACTTCACAGATTGTGAGAACTgaaattttacatatac
The nucleotide sequence above comes from Macaca nemestrina isolate mMacNem1 chromosome 4, mMacNem.hap1, whole genome shotgun sequence. Encoded proteins:
- the LOC105474714 gene encoding leucine-rich repeat-containing protein 4, with product MKLLWQVTVHHHTWNAILLPVVYLTAQVWILCAAIAAAASAGPQNCPSVCSCSNQFSKVVCTRRGLSEVPQGIPSNTRYLNLMENNIQMIQADTFRHLHHLEVLQLGRNSIRQIEVGAFNGLASLNTLELFDNWLTVIPSGAFEYLSKLRELWLRNNPIESIPSYAFNRVPSLMRLDLGELKKLEYISEGAFEGLFNLKYLNLGMCNIKDMPNLTPLVGLEELEMSGNHFPEIRPGSFHGLSSLKKLWVMNSQVSLIERNAFDGLASLVELNLAHNNLSSLPHDLFTPLRYLVELHLHHNPWNCDCDILWLAWWLREYIPTNSTCCGRCHAPMHMRGRYLVEVDQASFQCSAPFIMDAPRDLNISEGRMAELKCRTPPMSSVKWLLPNGTVLSHASRHPRISVLNDGTLNFSHVLLSDTGVYTCMVTNVAGNSNASAYLNVSTAELNTSNYSFFTTVTVETTEISPEDTTRKYKPVPTTSTGYQPAYTTSTTVLIQTTRVPKQVAVPATDTTDKMQTSLDEVMKTTKIIIGCFVAVTLLAAAMLIVFYKLRKRHQQRSTVTAARTVEIIQVDEDIPAATSAAATAAPSGVSGEGAVVLPTIHDHINYNTYKPAHGAHWTENSLGNSLHPTVTTISEPYIIQTHTKDKVQETQI